GCCCAGACCCCCTGCCTCAAGATCTGGAGAGTCTGCGACCCCATGTTGTTTTATCCCCTCCGACGAATCCGAGCGGAATCGACCAACGGCACAACCGTGGTGACACGCTGGCTAGTCGTCGCCGAACATGACGAGCGGTGCTATGGTTCCAGACACTGGCCTGAAAATCCCCTCTGTAGCCATCTTCTCTGCCGCTAGCCTGCCAGCTGGGGCACTGTTTCCAGTCCTCCACAAAAGAGCCTCCTATCCCACCACGCCCCGCGAGTGGCTTCTTCTTCGTGGCATCGATGCGCGGTAGCTGCGGTTTGTGGGGCTGCGGTTCTGAAAGCGGGTATTGCCCACCATAAATAACAGCTTGCCCATGGAATGCATGGTGGGCAATGGTGTGTATTTCTCCCCTTTCAGTGCGTTTGACCCCAACTTAACTCTGCACAACGATGACAGAGCGCAAACACTTAAATGGTACGTAATTGGACAAACGGCGACATCTATTGGGCAGATGGCCGAATTACATCTGTCTCCTTTATCGTCTAAGTATAGCAATATAcgttttaattcttttttttttttttaaatctcaacaatttcaaaaatgcatttattctcAATAGCCTACGTGTAGATGGCTTGAAAAACTGTAACAGAATGAAAAGTACTTAAATACATCATTTTTAGGGTAATGCACAAACACCCCCAGATAATAGTTATGACTCCCTTTAAATAATTTGGTTCCATAATTCGATCATGTTTCCATACAAGGCTGACAAaactaaaaatatatatcacaCTAAGTCAcagtaatattttaatatattttcatACAAAACACAAAGTTGGactaatgaataaatgaaaacatttgatGTTAATGGGTGGTGCTGCATTCAAGAGACCCAAATGAGGCCTACAAGAAGGATGTCATTTGTTAGAAATATTAAATGTAGAGATGCTGACATCAGCTAATATCAAAATTCAAAATCAGCAATGACTGTAAAAAGCCTGCATCATATAGCTCCCACATGCTCACGGCTGTCTGATGAGAAGTGGATGATTCAGGTTGTTGTGTCACTGAGACCACCAGCTGCCTCATCCTTCCAGTGCCAGTTTATTTTCAGCCACCAATAAAGTGAACATATAGGCTGAAATGGAAAAGAATGAGAGCACCCTTCCCAATGAGGAAGATAAATGTCACTGTAGCCTTGCTCTCTTCTCAGGAGGCTGTTTGCTGGGTGCAGCTGGGGCTGCAGATTTTGTACCAGGTTCTCTTTCCTCTTGTTTTACAACTTCTGTTGGGGCTTCAGGCTCTTTCTTCACCTCcactgcaaaacaaaaacatgtgtaaaTCAGTGCTATGCATTTAAATCTCAACAGTAACTTTTTATAAGAGCTCTCTTTATACAACAGCTACTTTTTTCCTCATACCAGGGATAGGCTTTTCTCCAGGCTTGGGCTGAAATGGTAAAgaattttttttacatatatcctgtcacaaaaacacaaaatggaTCATTATTGGaagagaaaaaatatataaccTGGTAAAATGTCGGGGGAAACTTGGACCTGAGGTCTAAAAGGAGCGTATCAACACGATGCCTCTGGAACAGTGAACTTGGCTCTTCCTTCTTTTTCGTTTTgggcttgtttttctctgttgaaTTTAATATTGTTTATGCCATTTGCTCTATTTCTGTACTGTTCTTGTACTGCTCAAACTAACCTCTCTCCTCCTGATCCTTAAAATGCCACCAGTATCCTTTGGATGGGTGGTAACGACAATATGACATGGCCTCATCAAACGCTGACTGAATTCCATGGACAGCAGAtagctgaaaacacaaaacaataatGGACACATCCTTCCCACTGAGCAATTCCACTGAATTCCTCAGTAATCACATGAAAACTACTCACCACTCTGGAGCTAATAACTGTTCCCAGATCTGGGGCCTGATATACCACACCTGCTATGATGTAATAGTCACTAATTGGAATCACTGGAaagtaaaaacagaagaaatctCTGGAAAATTACACCTACACAACAGGCATCATTGTAATGGTAATAAATACTGCATCATTAGATAGGGCTGCATTTAAATTGAACTGTTACAGTCTGCTTTGTCTGTGTCAGTGTTAAAGCAGCTTGACTATACGTCACAAATACAGAAAGAAACACCAATTAGGTTGTTTACAGGTAGATTTACTGCACATCTCATACTGAGATCAGTACACAATCACACTAAGAATTCAAGCTACACTGCTCAC
Above is a genomic segment from Takifugu rubripes chromosome 2, fTakRub1.2, whole genome shotgun sequence containing:
- the med6 gene encoding mediator of RNA polymerase II transcription subunit 6, producing the protein MLLKPVTLGQTVSNCSELNATSSSSDYVDACADVILVRHIVYRMAAGDFRDNLLGISWVDSSLVPILNPGNVLDYFSERSNPFYDRTCNNEVVKMQRLTLEHLNQMVGVEYILLHAQEPILYIIRKQQRQSPTQVIPISDYYIIAGVVYQAPDLGTVISSRVLSAVHGIQSAFDEAMSYCRYHPSKGYWWHFKDQEEREKNKPKTKKKEEPSSLFQRHRVDTLLLDLRSKFPPTFYQPKPGEKPIPVEVKKEPEAPTEVVKQEEREPGTKSAAPAAPSKQPPEKRARLQ